The DNA sequence CATCATCAAGAAAATTTATTTTAAACTCTGCCGGAAATTCATTTATTTGTCCAAGTAAATGCTTAATGGAATCTTTGTGTGTATATTTGATATGGTAAGGATCAATCAAGCTTTCCGCTGCAGATTCCAAATCAGCTTCAAACACATGTTCTTTATATGTAAAATCCCAATCATTCATTTCTAAAATATTTGGAGGATTTATTATTTTTGATTTTTCTTCATCACCAACAAAAACCCAAACCCAATTATTGAATTCTTTGATAGGATATTTTTTAATTACTGCTTTTGGCGGAATTTTAGTTCCGGGCAATTGAGAAGGAATTAAAACGCAAGATCCGTTGCAATCATATTCCCAGCCATGATAACCGCATACAACATTATTTTCATTCAAATATCCAAGAGATAATTTTACATTTCTGTGGCAACATCTATCTTCAAGCGCAGTAGCTTCTCCATTTTTAGCGCGATAAATAATTATATCTTCACCAAGTATTTTCTTGGAAATTATTTTTTGTGTCAAATCTTTAGAAGGACAAATTAAATACCATTTATTTCTAAGCATTTTTCTCTCAAATTATTTGTAGCATCAGACTTTAGTCTGAGGTTTAATAGATTCCCGATAGGAACATTCGGGAATGACAAAAATTCTTTGCAATCACATAAGTTGTGAAATAATTTAGATAATACTTGGATGTTTAATAATTAAGAAAAATTCCGGTTTATTTGCTTTTCAAAAATTGTTGTTGATAAAATTATTAACGCATACCCAAACAAAAAATCTTCAATAGGAATTGTAAAAATTCTAAATCCTAATTGATAAATTTCATTATATGTTACAATCGGTCGCCATGTCAAATATCCATTAAATATAAAAGTGAATACCGAAACAATAGAAATATAAATCCAGAATAATTTTCTTCTAAACAATTTTGCTCCATATGTTTTATCAATAATGATTGAAGCAATTAAAATGGTTAGTGAAATTGCAGTATATTCTTTATCAAATACTACGGCGATCAATATTAGAAAAAGAAAGAAAACAGAAATTATTGATATGAAAAAATTTTCATCAAAAGTTTTAACATTTTTAAAATCATTCAAATAATTTTTGTCATAGAATCTTTTTAACATTTCCCAAGTAAATAAACATGCAAAAGGAACAGTTAAAAAAAACATAATTTCTTCAATTGGCAGCTCAAAAATTTTAAAACCAATAATATAGTTTTCTGAAAAATACCAATGACGATTTGTGACAAAAATATCCCAAATAATAAACGGAACTGCAGAAATTACAATTGAAATTATCGCCGATTTCCAATAATTCAAAAAGTAAAATTTCTTTAATGATCCGAAGAATATTGGTCCTGATAAAACAATTAAATTAAATATTAAATATTCGTATTTCACAATTTATGTTAGATTTATAACTTTTATTTCCCAAAAGGATTTTAGAAATAAATAAATTTTATAAAAATTTGAAATTCTTACGCGCTTGCTCATTAACTGTTTTACATCTAGTCTTTTAATTTTCTTGAACAACATAAAATAGTAAAGATAAGCTGAATAAACGCCAAGCTTTACTCCAATTGGCAATTTCAAAATTCCTTTTAAAGCTTCATGGAATTCTTCTTCAATTTCAAATTCCAGACTTTTTTTATTTGTATTGTTAATTAACATTTCATGATGAACATCCGGCAAGTAAATTCTTTTACGGTCTGTCAAATCACTGTTTATGTCGCGCAAAAAATTTACTTTTTGAAATGCCGAGCCCAACATTTTTGCCGAGTGAACAAGTTCATTATATTTTATGCTTTCTCCGTTGCAGAAAACTTTTAAACACATTAATCCAACAACTTCTGCAGAACCGTAAATGTATAAATCGTAACTTTTTCGTTCGTAAGAAGTCTCATCCAAATCCATTTCCATACTAAGAAGAAATGCATCAATTAAATCGTTTCCTATATTATATTTTCTTGCAACTTTTTGAAATGAATGAATAATCGGATTTGTTGAAACCCCCGATATTATTGCATCGTACGTGTCTTCTTTAAGTTTATATAAAAGTTGTTTTTTATCTGCATGATGAAAAGTATCAACAATTTCATCGGCAACACGTACCCATCCGTAAATTGAATAAATCGATTCGCGGTATTTTGGATCGAATGCTTTAATTCCCCAACTGAAAGAAGTGCTGTAAGCTTCCGTTAACTTCTTACTAATTTTTGCACAGGTAATTTCATAATGATTGAATGTCATTGTTTATCCTTTCAGTTACTAATTTTGAACTAATCACTACCATTGGCAAACCAGTGCCGGGAGTAGTTGATGCGCCAACGTAGTATAAATTTGAAAAGTGTTCGTCTTTATTTTTTGGTCTAAATGCGCCAACTTGATTTAGATCATGAGCTAAACCTAATCCGCTTCCTCTGTAAAGATTAAACATTTGTTCCCAATCTTTTGGTGTTTTTATTGTTTTCGAAATTATATTTTCTTTTAGATTAAAATTTGTGCGAGAAGAAATATCTTCAATTATATTATCAGCTAAATCTTCCGCATCATCCCAATTATCTTTAAAGCGCAAATCGGGAACGGGACAAAGTATAAATAAATTTTCGCAACCATCTGGGGCGCAAGTTTCATCGGATTTTGAAGCTGCATTTACATAATAATAAGGTTTCTTCGGATTTATAGAAGACGTAAAAATTGTATCTGCATAATCTTTAAAATTACTTCCTAAAAAATAATTGTGATGAATCAATCCCGGAATTTTCCCTTTCACACCCAAATAAATTGTGAACGGTGAAAGTGTCCAATGCATTTTATCTAATTTGGTTTCTTTAAAACTTTTTCTGTTTAAAATTTTTCCTCTGAAAGACGCAGCATCAGAATTACTTGCAAAAATATCCGCATTCCATCTTTTACCAGTTTGATCAATAACTTCGGTAAGTTTTCCGTTGTTGTTTCCAATTCCCACAATTTCAGTTTTGTAAATAAACTCAACTCCTCGCTTGGTTAAAATATCCACAATGGATTTTACAACTGAATACATTCCCCCATGAATGCTCCAGTAACCATTGTGGCGCATTTCCGTATAACTTAACAAAGAATAAATTGATGGCGTTTGGAAAGGCGTTGAACCCAAGAAAAAAGCAACAAGAGAAAAAATTATTTTAATTTCTTCCGATGAAAAATTTTTGTCAAGTTCATCCCACATTGTTCTAAACAAGTATGGTATATGCTTAAAAGGAACTTTTGACATTTTATAAAAATAGTCTAACATTCCTTTGTAGTTTGATTGAACAACTTGTAATTCAGTATCGTGAAAAAACTCTCCGGCTCGATTTAAATATTTATTTAATTTTTCTGCAAGATTTGGTTCAACATTTTTAAATTCTTCTTCTAACTTTTTCAAATCCTTAAAAATTTTGTAAGAATTATTTTTATTCTCAAAATAAACTTGATAAATTGGATCAAGTTCTTTCATAACTAATGGATTTGCAACTTCTGCATCTTTGAATAAATTATCAAATTCATATGTCATGCTCATAAAAGAGGGACCAAGATCAAAAGTAAATCCATCTTTTTCTAAAATATTTAGTCTTCCGCCGGGAGTAGAATATCTTTCAATAATTGTAATTTTATTATTCGGATTTTTGGAAAGACGCAATGCAGTTGAAAGTCCTCCCAAGCCAGCACCAATTATTATAATTTTTTTCATATCAATTTTTAACTGTTAAATTTTGAATCTAAGTAGTTTCTTCTAAATAAAAATATTTTCTCAATATTTTTTCTTACGTAAAATTTATTTATTACATTTTTTAATGGTGAAAAATATAAATCGTATTCAATTGTATCTATCATCTTTGTTTTTCCATCAACTTCTTCAAACAGATGTGTGTGAATCCATTTTTTATATGGACCAAATGTTTGCTCATCAACAAAAACTTTATTTGGTTATCAAAGTTTTCCAAGGAAATTTTAAAAAACCTAATTTAATTGTATATCTAAATTCAGCACCAACTTTCATAATCAATGGTTTCTTAGTTACAATTTTGAATTTCAAATATTCCAGAGTAATTGTTTCTAAATTTTCCGGATTTTCAAAAAACGGAAAAATTTCCCCAGTTGTTTTATTGAATATTTGAGTTTGACTAAATTTGAACATTTTAACTATTTGTTTGTCAAAAAATAGACAAATGTCTAATATTTGTCAAGATAAATTTGAATTATTTTATTTATTTGATCAAATAAGTTGACAATTATTAGACAGTTTTGTATTTTTAAGCATGGAAAATATAATAAAATACCCAATTAAAGCAGTTGCGGATTTAACTGGATTAACAGAACACGTAATCAGAATTTGGGAAAAAAGATATAAATTAGTAATTCCCAACAGAACTGATACAAATCGTCGACTTTATTCTAAAGAGGATGTTGAAAAATTATCGTTACTTGCTAAAGCTTCAAAAAGTGGTTATTCAATTGGAGCAATTTCCAATTATTCTATTGATCAATTAAAAGAATTATTTGGTGAGAAAATTACAGAGAAGAAAGTTGAAGAATTAAATACAAACGAAAAAACAATTCAGCAGACCATAAACAATTGTATAACGTTTATAAAATCTTTAGATAAAAAATCTTTTGAGCAAGAACTTTATTCTGCGCAAATTAATTTCACTCAACCAATTTTAATAGAAAAAATTATTACTCCTTTAATTGAACAAATTGGCGATATGTGGAAATCCGGCGAAATAAGAATTATGCACGAACATATTTCTACAACAATAATTCGTAAATTTTTAACTCAGATTATTGATTCAAACTTAGTTGATACAAATGCTCCGAAAATTATAATTGCAACTCCAAAAGGTCAGCATCATGAACTTGGCGCATTGATTGTAGGAGTTGTTGCTTCGGCAGATGGCTGGGATGTAACTTATATTGGTCCGGATTTGCCCGGTGAAGAAATTGCCGCAGCAATTGAAAGTATTCATCCTAAAATTGTTGCGTTAAGTATTGTTTATCCTTCCGATGATATTATGCTTGATAAAGAAATGGTAAAAATCAGCAAGCTGCTAAATAACGGATCACAAGTAATTGCGGGCGGGAGAAGCGTAAATTCATATGAAAATATTTTAAAAAAGATGAATGCAAAAATTATTGTTGATCTTAATGAATTTAGAAATGAGTTAGAAAATATTAGAAAATAAAATGTATAAAATTACAATTATGATGACACTACTTTTATCACTTTTTAAGTTTAACGGAAAAGGTGAAAATTCTCCAAATATTTCCCAAATTTCTGTTAAAGATATTAATGGAAAAATAATTAAACTTTCTGAATACACGGGCAAAGTTTTATTGATTGTAAACGTTGCAAGTAAATGCGGATTTACAAATCAATATGAAGGATTGCAAAAAATTTACAAAAAATATAAAGATCAAGGATTTGAAATTTTAGGATTTCCATGTAATGATTTCGGCGGACAAGAACCCGGAACAAATAAAGAAATTCAAGAATTTTGTTCACTGAATTTTAATTTAACTTTTCCAATGTTTGATAAAGTAAAAGTTTTGGGAAATGATAAATCACCATTGTTTGAAGTTCTAACAAATAATTCCAAAACCGGAAAATCTGATATAAAATGGAATTTTGAAAAATTTGTAATTGATAAAAATGGAAACGTTGTTGATAGATTTAGAAGTATTACAACTCCGGAAAGTGAAAAAATTACTTTGCTTATTGAACAAGAATTAGTAAAATAAATAAGAAGTTTATTTTAATTAAAACAAATTTTGCTGATCTACATTCGAAAATTTTTCAATATAACTTTTCACATCAAATTTTCTTTTGCATCCGTTAAAATTCATATATCTAATTTTTCCGAAAACATTTCGTTCATTCCAAGCTCTATCGTGAACTCCACCGATTGACCAAGCCAAACCCACATAACCGTTTGGATCGCGCCCGTCTAATTCATATTTATCATTTAAGTAAATTCCAAATGCTAAAGCTTCTTCGGGAGATTTTGCCCATTCCAAAATTTTCTTCGCCCAATACATTCTCATATAACCGTGCATTTTACCAGCCGTAAGCATTTCTCTTTGTGCAGAATTCCAAAGTTCATCATGAGTTTTTGCAAATTCAAATTCTTCCAAAGTATAAATAAATTCACGTTTATCATTTCTGTGTTCATTCAAAGTTAATTTTGCCCAATCGTGAAATCCATCAAAGTTATCATAATTTTTATTGTAGAAACAAAAATTATCAGCAAGTTCTCTTCGCACAATTAATTCTTCCAAATATGATGAAACAGAAATATTATTTTGATCAAAACTGTTTAGTATTAATGCAATTCTTTGTGCTGAAATTTGTCCGAAATGTAAATAGGGAGAAATGTTGGAAAGCCCGTCTTTATTGGGATCATTACGATCTTCATTATAATTCTGCAATTTTGAATCAATAAAATTTTGTAAAATATTATTGGCGGAATTTTCACCCGGAATAAATTTTTCAACCGGTTTTACATCAAAATTAATTTTTAATGACTTATATAATTTATCCCAATCAATTTTATTTTGAATAAAATTATTTTTACTAAACTTTACTAATTTCGGAAATTCATCTAAATATTCCGGGAGCAAATATTTTATTTTTGGGCGAATTGTATAAGCGGCAAATTCTAATTTGTTTGAAGCTTTCCAAACTGGAATTATATTATGTGCATCAACTTCGTAAAAGGGAATTGATATATTTTTTGCAACTTTATCTTTCCAATTGTTAATAATTTTTAATGGATTAAAATCCGTAATAAGCAAGCCGGCATTGTGTGTTGCAATAAATGTGGGAATTTCTTCCTCGGGTTTTCCGGTTGTTATGTAGAATGAAATATTTAATTTAGCCAAATTCTTTTCAACTTCTTTCAATCCTTCAATCATAAAATAATATTGACGGTAAGTTGCTTGCAGAAATTCCGTAACCAAATTGAAAACGATAATTAATTTTTCATTTTTCTCTTTAGCTTTTTCATAAGCATAAATTAAAGCCCAATTATCGTTTACTCGTTGTTCGCGCTGCATCCAATAAACAATTGGACCATTTCCCAATTCACAATTCTTTAAACATCTTATTCTATTTATATTCATTGATAGTTAAAAAGTAAAAGACAAAAATCAAAAAATATTTTTAGCTAAAATTCAACACTAATTCCAATTGATGGCAGAATCCCAATTTCAGATTGTTCATCAATCTGCATAGTTCTGTAATCAAATCTTATCGCATTAACATTTTTTTGATTATAAATATTTTGTAAATCAATATATGCAACCATTGACCAATTACTGAAATTCCATCTTCGGTCAACCCTAATATCCAAGCCGTGTGTAGCTCCCAATCTTTCAGATAAATAATTATTTATACTTTGAGTTCCGTTAAAATTATATGGCGTATAAGCATTTCCGGTTGCGAGTCTGAATTTAATTGCGGCTTCCCAATTTTCACTAAATATAAATCCGGAACTAAAACTTACAATCCAGCTTTGATCATATTGACCGACTCTTTCAATTTTATCTAATCCGGTAAATTTAGTTTCGCTGTAAGTTACACTTAATATTCCATATAAATTATTTTGGGAAGATTTTTTTTGAATAGAAAATTCAATTCCTTTGGAATTTCCTTTTCCTTCACTAGATAAAGGTTCTAATCCGTAAGTGGAAAAATTATCATCAGAGCCCGGATAACCGGCGCCGGTATTGGCTAAAACTAAATATGTTCTTAATTTACTCGCGGGATATTTTGAATAATCTTTGTAAAATCCTTCCAATTTAATTTGAGTATCTTCACTTAACAAATGATCAATTCCTAAAATAAATTGATTTACTTGTATTGGTTTTAATGATTTATTTTCTTCTAAAGTAAGCCAAATATAAGACGGATTTTGATGATAAATTCCCGTACTAAAATTTAAATTTGTAATTTCTGAAATTGAATATGACAAAGAAAGTCTTGGACTAATTGAAAACTTCTCATCAATTGCATTAAAATAATCGCCTCGCAAACCAAGATTAACCCTAATTCTATTGAGTAAACTCGTACTATACAATCCGTACAAACCAAATTTATAAAAATCATCATTTACAATTGCAGATGTTACCGGAAGTGTTTCCCCAAAAGTTGTTACAAATTTATCTGGAAATAAAATTTCACTTTTGTATAAAATATATTTTGCAGAAGCTCCAAAATTTAATTCAGATGCATGCGCTAATTTATAAACAAAATCAGATTTTAATTCGTGTTCCGCTTCTTTAGATTTGTTCAAGAATATTGGATTCAGCAAAGTATCATTTTGAAATCCATCATAACTAATATAATTTCTGCTGAGCGCAATATTGTAAAATCCCTTGGAAAATAAATGCCGGAATGAAATTCCAGTTACATATTGATTTTGATCATTTCCCAAAATTCTTGAATTATCAAAAACATCTTCAGTATTATCATTGTTAAATTTTACGCGATCCAAAGCACCAACAAGTAAATATGATAGTTTATTGTTATTATCAAAATCGTAAGTATATTTTGCGAGAAGATCATAATATTCCGGCACGAAATTAAATCCGGCTGCGTTAAAAATAAAATCAAGATAACTTCTTCTAATCGAAAAAATAAAATTATTTTTTTCGGTAATTGGTCCCTCCAAATTAAAACCAAACTGCGAAGCGGAAACTAAAGCCTTACCGCCGATTTTATCTTTTCTTCCTTCGCGCAAATCAATTTTTAAAACCGAGGAAAGCTTATCGCCATAATTTGATTGAAATCCTCCGGTTGAAAAAGTCGTTTCGCTAACATAATCCAAATTCACAAAACTTAACGGACCGCCGGTTGCGCCTTGGTTTCCGAAATGATTAATATTCGGTAGCACAAATCCATCTACAATATATAAATTTTCCGAAGGAGCGCCACCGCGAACAACCA is a window from the Ignavibacteriota bacterium genome containing:
- a CDS encoding Rieske 2Fe-2S domain-containing protein; amino-acid sequence: MLRNKWYLICPSKDLTQKIISKKILGEDIIIYRAKNGEATALEDRCCHRNVKLSLGYLNENNVVCGYHGWEYDCNGSCVLIPSQLPGTKIPPKAVIKKYPIKEFNNWVWVFVGDEEKSKIINPPNILEMNDWDFTYKEHVFEADLESAAESLIDPYHIKYTHKDSIKHLLGQINEFPAEFKINFLDDGIEGNYYRSNTANVSEKMYFGKEAELEVYYRFYYPNISRLEARFKNRTLLILEHFMQVDDNKISMMQITLWKNIFGFFPAFGKYFMAKKSNKIVNEDIALLKSQKGILDKTKNDLHEVSVKGDEVSLAFRKYWRKRIKEDVE
- a CDS encoding lycopene cyclase domain-containing protein; the protein is MKYEYLIFNLIVLSGPIFFGSLKKFYFLNYWKSAIISIVISAVPFIIWDIFVTNRHWYFSENYIIGFKIFELPIEEIMFFLTVPFACLFTWEMLKRFYDKNYLNDFKNVKTFDENFFISIISVFFLFLILIAVVFDKEYTAISLTILIASIIIDKTYGAKLFRRKLFWIYISIVSVFTFIFNGYLTWRPIVTYNEIYQLGFRIFTIPIEDFLFGYALIILSTTIFEKQINRNFS
- a CDS encoding phytoene/squalene synthase family protein, with the translated sequence MTFNHYEITCAKISKKLTEAYSTSFSWGIKAFDPKYRESIYSIYGWVRVADEIVDTFHHADKKQLLYKLKEDTYDAIISGVSTNPIIHSFQKVARKYNIGNDLIDAFLLSMEMDLDETSYERKSYDLYIYGSAEVVGLMCLKVFCNGESIKYNELVHSAKMLGSAFQKVNFLRDINSDLTDRKRIYLPDVHHEMLINNTNKKSLEFEIEEEFHEALKGILKLPIGVKLGVYSAYLYYFMLFKKIKRLDVKQLMSKRVRISNFYKIYLFLKSFWEIKVINLT
- the crtI gene encoding phytoene desaturase gives rise to the protein MKKIIIIGAGLGGLSTALRLSKNPNNKITIIERYSTPGGRLNILEKDGFTFDLGPSFMSMTYEFDNLFKDAEVANPLVMKELDPIYQVYFENKNNSYKIFKDLKKLEEEFKNVEPNLAEKLNKYLNRAGEFFHDTELQVVQSNYKGMLDYFYKMSKVPFKHIPYLFRTMWDELDKNFSSEEIKIIFSLVAFFLGSTPFQTPSIYSLLSYTEMRHNGYWSIHGGMYSVVKSIVDILTKRGVEFIYKTEIVGIGNNNGKLTEVIDQTGKRWNADIFASNSDAASFRGKILNRKSFKETKLDKMHWTLSPFTIYLGVKGKIPGLIHHNYFLGSNFKDYADTIFTSSINPKKPYYYVNAASKSDETCAPDGCENLFILCPVPDLRFKDNWDDAEDLADNIIEDISSRTNFNLKENIISKTIKTPKDWEQMFNLYRGSGLGLAHDLNQVGAFRPKNKDEHFSNLYYVGASTTPGTGLPMVVISSKLVTERINNDIQSL
- a CDS encoding MerR family transcriptional regulator; translation: MENIIKYPIKAVADLTGLTEHVIRIWEKRYKLVIPNRTDTNRRLYSKEDVEKLSLLAKASKSGYSIGAISNYSIDQLKELFGEKITEKKVEELNTNEKTIQQTINNCITFIKSLDKKSFEQELYSAQINFTQPILIEKIITPLIEQIGDMWKSGEIRIMHEHISTTIIRKFLTQIIDSNLVDTNAPKIIIATPKGQHHELGALIVGVVASADGWDVTYIGPDLPGEEIAAAIESIHPKIVALSIVYPSDDIMLDKEMVKISKLLNNGSQVIAGGRSVNSYENILKKMNAKIIVDLNEFRNELENIRK
- a CDS encoding glutathione peroxidase, with amino-acid sequence MTLLLSLFKFNGKGENSPNISQISVKDINGKIIKLSEYTGKVLLIVNVASKCGFTNQYEGLQKIYKKYKDQGFEILGFPCNDFGGQEPGTNKEIQEFCSLNFNLTFPMFDKVKVLGNDKSPLFEVLTNNSKTGKSDIKWNFEKFVIDKNGNVVDRFRSITTPESEKITLLIEQELVK
- a CDS encoding deoxyribodipyrimidine photo-lyase; amino-acid sequence: MNINRIRCLKNCELGNGPIVYWMQREQRVNDNWALIYAYEKAKEKNEKLIIVFNLVTEFLQATYRQYYFMIEGLKEVEKNLAKLNISFYITTGKPEEEIPTFIATHNAGLLITDFNPLKIINNWKDKVAKNISIPFYEVDAHNIIPVWKASNKLEFAAYTIRPKIKYLLPEYLDEFPKLVKFSKNNFIQNKIDWDKLYKSLKINFDVKPVEKFIPGENSANNILQNFIDSKLQNYNEDRNDPNKDGLSNISPYLHFGQISAQRIALILNSFDQNNISVSSYLEELIVRRELADNFCFYNKNYDNFDGFHDWAKLTLNEHRNDKREFIYTLEEFEFAKTHDELWNSAQREMLTAGKMHGYMRMYWAKKILEWAKSPEEALAFGIYLNDKYELDGRDPNGYVGLAWSIGGVHDRAWNERNVFGKIRYMNFNGCKRKFDVKSYIEKFSNVDQQNLF
- a CDS encoding TonB-dependent receptor, with the translated sequence MFFRFIIFTMIIAQIVFAQNSGKITGKIVDQITNEALPGVNIIVEETTLGTSSDLNGEFTITNIPFGTYKVKASFIGYNPVTKVDVVVNSAKPTFLEFKLSETVIELGEATVTSNYFEKSSIEVNSVKKFSYEEIRRSPGGFEDVVRALSVLPGVARQSAGRNDLVVRGGAPSENLYIVDGFVLPNINHFGNQGATGGPLSFVNLDYVSETTFSTGGFQSNYGDKLSSVLKIDLREGRKDKIGGKALVSASQFGFNLEGPITEKNNFIFSIRRSYLDFIFNAAGFNFVPEYYDLLAKYTYDFDNNNKLSYLLVGALDRVKFNNDNTEDVFDNSRILGNDQNQYVTGISFRHLFSKGFYNIALSRNYISYDGFQNDTLLNPIFLNKSKEAEHELKSDFVYKLAHASELNFGASAKYILYKSEILFPDKFVTTFGETLPVTSAIVNDDFYKFGLYGLYSTSLLNRIRVNLGLRGDYFNAIDEKFSISPRLSLSYSISEITNLNFSTGIYHQNPSYIWLTLEENKSLKPIQVNQFILGIDHLLSEDTQIKLEGFYKDYSKYPASKLRTYLVLANTGAGYPGSDDNFSTYGLEPLSSEGKGNSKGIEFSIQKKSSQNNLYGILSVTYSETKFTGLDKIERVGQYDQSWIVSFSSGFIFSENWEAAIKFRLATGNAYTPYNFNGTQSINNYLSERLGATHGLDIRVDRRWNFSNWSMVAYIDLQNIYNQKNVNAIRFDYRTMQIDEQSEIGILPSIGISVEF